A single genomic interval of Legionella israelensis harbors:
- a CDS encoding MFS transporter, producing the protein MKRGPIILSLILSYIIFSLLLNSVGTVILQVIHHYGVSKPQASILEGYKDLPIALVSFFFASFLPRLGYIKALQSGLILTMLACVCMPLFPSFFTTKLMFLAVGISFALVKISVYTIVGLIAKDKNQHASLLNMLEGFFMLGLLLGYWLFSLFINETATINHHWLNVYWWISVLCLINILLLSGIKIENEAPAASASLSEDFHSMLKLILKPMIFVFILSSFLYVLLEQSIGTWLPTFNNEILQFSKTMSVQAASIFALSLVLGRFLTSILLQKIDWYTLLVSSLIAMSLLIVLTLPFTYQVSASETLSSWRDAPAVAFLLPMIGLFMAPIYPAINSVMLSALPKTKHAAMTGLILFFSALGGTTGSMITGNLFAVFGGRHAFYVLLIPLFLLFFSFYRFRYLSERQFC; encoded by the coding sequence ATGAAAAGAGGACCGATTATTCTCTCGTTAATTCTAAGTTATATTATCTTTTCTTTATTATTAAACAGTGTCGGGACAGTCATACTCCAGGTAATTCATCACTACGGCGTCAGCAAACCACAAGCCAGTATCCTGGAAGGATATAAAGATTTACCCATTGCTCTGGTTTCCTTTTTTTTTGCTTCCTTTTTGCCACGTCTGGGATATATAAAGGCCTTACAATCCGGACTTATTCTAACCATGTTGGCTTGCGTATGTATGCCCTTATTTCCCAGTTTTTTTACTACAAAACTGATGTTTTTAGCGGTTGGAATAAGCTTTGCTCTTGTTAAAATTTCGGTCTATACGATAGTTGGTTTGATTGCCAAAGATAAAAACCAGCATGCTTCTCTGCTTAATATGCTGGAAGGCTTTTTTATGCTGGGTTTACTTTTGGGATATTGGTTATTCAGTTTATTCATAAATGAAACAGCAACCATTAATCATCATTGGCTAAATGTCTATTGGTGGATAAGTGTCTTATGCCTCATTAATATTTTATTGCTCAGCGGCATCAAAATCGAGAATGAGGCACCTGCTGCCTCAGCTTCTTTATCAGAAGATTTTCATTCCATGTTAAAACTCATTTTAAAACCGATGATTTTTGTTTTTATTCTTTCCTCTTTTCTGTATGTCCTCCTTGAGCAAAGCATCGGCACCTGGTTACCTACGTTTAACAATGAAATTTTACAATTTTCAAAAACCATGAGTGTACAGGCAGCGAGCATTTTTGCCTTATCACTGGTTTTAGGACGTTTTCTTACCAGCATTCTGTTGCAAAAAATAGACTGGTACACACTGTTAGTCTCGAGCCTGATAGCAATGAGTTTGCTCATCGTACTGACATTACCCTTCACTTATCAAGTCTCTGCCTCAGAAACACTGTCAAGTTGGCGTGATGCCCCAGCTGTAGCCTTTTTACTTCCTATGATTGGCTTATTTATGGCGCCCATTTACCCGGCAATCAATTCGGTGATGTTATCAGCTCTTCCCAAAACAAAGCATGCGGCAATGACGGGCTTAATCCTTTTTTTCTCTGCTTTGGGGGGAACAACAGGTAGTATGATAACCGGTAATTTGTTTGCTGTATTTGGTGGAAGGCATGCTTTCTACGTACTGTTGATTCCCTTATTTCTGCTCTTTTTTTCTTTCTATCGATTTCGTTACCTTAGTGAGCGTCAGTTTTGCTAG
- a CDS encoding bifunctional 4-hydroxy-2-oxoglutarate aldolase/2-dehydro-3-deoxy-phosphogluconate aldolase, translating into MAFRYWTLQPEYLFTRSPVIPVIVLQKLEHVLPLAKALIAGGLNVLEITLRTEIALEAIQLLTEEMPEALIGAGTVKTVHELEQCAKAGARFALSPGSTEALLEAGAEIEIPYIPGVASASELMKGIDSGYRFFKFFPAEAAGGIKALNAMAGPFPEVSFCPTGGISKDNFLDYLRLPNVPCVGGSWVLPDEFIQQNNWPVISDLCLNTVKLAKETYFK; encoded by the coding sequence ATGGCCTTTAGATATTGGACTTTACAGCCTGAGTATTTATTTACGCGTTCTCCGGTGATTCCGGTGATAGTTCTTCAGAAACTTGAACATGTACTTCCTTTGGCAAAAGCTTTGATTGCCGGGGGACTTAATGTATTGGAAATCACGTTAAGAACAGAAATTGCCTTAGAGGCTATACAATTGCTCACGGAAGAAATGCCAGAAGCCTTGATTGGCGCCGGTACAGTAAAAACGGTTCATGAACTGGAGCAATGCGCTAAGGCAGGCGCACGTTTTGCTTTGAGCCCAGGTTCAACAGAAGCTTTATTAGAGGCCGGAGCAGAGATAGAAATTCCTTATATTCCAGGTGTCGCTAGTGCTTCAGAATTAATGAAAGGTATCGATTCAGGCTATCGCTTTTTTAAATTTTTTCCGGCGGAAGCCGCTGGGGGGATAAAAGCACTTAATGCGATGGCAGGGCCATTTCCGGAAGTTTCATTTTGTCCCACTGGAGGCATCAGCAAAGATAATTTTCTTGATTATCTGCGCTTGCCAAATGTACCTTGCGTGGGCGGCTCATGGGTATTGCCTGATGAGTTTATTCAGCAAAATAATTGGCCGGTTATCAGCGATTTGTGTTTAAATACGGTAAAACTTGCTAAAGAAACCTATTTTAAATAA
- a CDS encoding glucokinase, whose protein sequence is MLNLCQPDSVVHAIVADIGGTNARFGYVNLDNLNIDKLSVYSCKDFSTPADALNFYQEKQSLQHVKHVAIAIACPVASDFISMTNFCWQFSASDLKNQLGLSHLQVMNDFTAMAMSLPQLTSQEKIQIGSGVSDPQKPMVVLGAGTGLGVATLIPDKQRFISVPGEGGHINWAPQNEQEWFIQQFLTKQFGRVSAERLLSGPGIENIYRALAAYYKKKVDFLNASEIAHLALTEKHPLALATVKQFFASLGGFAGDLALTLGAFGGVYIAGGIVPKLLPLLHESEFRARFEAKGRFDVYNRHIPTYVVSAEQPGILGAAVLLKQKIMDEQYGL, encoded by the coding sequence ATGCTTAATCTTTGTCAGCCGGATTCCGTTGTTCATGCGATCGTTGCTGATATTGGCGGAACCAATGCTCGCTTCGGTTATGTCAATCTGGATAATCTGAACATTGATAAACTGTCAGTTTATTCTTGTAAGGACTTTTCGACACCTGCAGATGCTTTAAATTTTTATCAGGAAAAACAATCCTTACAACATGTTAAGCATGTGGCGATTGCCATCGCATGTCCAGTCGCCAGTGATTTTATCAGCATGACCAATTTTTGCTGGCAATTTTCAGCCAGTGATTTGAAAAATCAACTGGGCTTGTCACACTTGCAGGTGATGAATGATTTCACGGCAATGGCAATGAGCCTGCCACAGCTAACCAGTCAAGAAAAAATTCAAATTGGCTCAGGCGTTAGTGACCCACAGAAACCCATGGTGGTATTGGGGGCTGGGACAGGACTTGGTGTTGCCACTCTTATTCCTGACAAGCAACGCTTTATTTCTGTTCCTGGTGAAGGAGGGCATATAAACTGGGCACCACAAAATGAGCAGGAATGGTTTATTCAGCAGTTTTTAACTAAACAATTTGGACGCGTTTCAGCAGAGCGGCTATTGTCTGGGCCGGGTATAGAAAATATTTATCGAGCCCTCGCTGCTTATTATAAGAAAAAAGTGGACTTTCTTAATGCCAGTGAAATAGCTCATTTGGCATTGACAGAGAAACATCCACTTGCACTGGCAACCGTGAAGCAATTTTTTGCGAGTCTTGGTGGTTTTGCCGGAGACTTGGCATTGACGCTTGGCGCATTCGGCGGTGTATATATTGCTGGTGGTATTGTACCGAAATTACTGCCTCTTCTTCATGAAAGCGAGTTTCGCGCACGCTTTGAAGCAAAAGGACGTTTTGATGTTTATAATCGCCATATTCCTACCTATGTGGTTTCAGCAGAACAACCTGGTATACTGGGAGCGGCAGTGCTTTTAAAACAAAAAATAATGGATGAACAGTATGGCCTTTAG
- the edd gene encoding phosphogluconate dehydratase has translation MHKTIQQVTKRIMARSGSSRDHYLTRIEKARLSGPHRGALQCGNLAHGFAACCAKDKQDLRGMTKANIAIISSYNDMLSAHQPYETYPHLLKRVIHEAGGVAQFAGGVPAMCDGITQGQPGMELSLMSRDVIAMSAAVGLSHNMFDGALMLGICDKIVPGLLIAALSFGHLPFVFVPAGPMPSGISNQEKSRIRQLYAEGKVDKTALMDVEAASYHTAGTCTFYGTANSNQLLMEIMGLHLPGASFIAPNTNLREELTKAAAQQVLQWTDLGECYMPIGQLFDAKTLVNGIVGLLATGGSTNHTMHLIAIARAAGFILNWDDFAELSAVVPLITKIYPNGYADINQFQQAGGMAYLIRTLLEAELLHEDVHTVDGFGLQRYTREPCLQDGQLKWQNGPERSTDERVLRSIKRPFKSHGGLQVLSGNIGRAVMKTSSLKEGQSTIQAPAVVFSNQSELNAAFKAGELNKDCVVVVRYQGPKACGMPELHQLTPPLGVLQDKGFKVALVTDGRMSGASGKVPAAIHVTPEAVNGGVIAKIRTGDIVLVDGVKGILQLMISDEELAERAVENAKSAEEAFGMGRELFTGIRMHLSGAEDGACSLFVKEGWINA, from the coding sequence ATGCATAAGACCATCCAACAAGTGACCAAGCGAATTATGGCCCGAAGTGGTAGTTCCCGCGATCACTATTTGACCAGGATTGAAAAAGCACGTTTAAGTGGCCCACATCGTGGAGCTTTGCAATGTGGTAATCTGGCTCATGGTTTTGCTGCCTGCTGTGCTAAGGACAAACAGGATTTACGGGGCATGACGAAAGCTAATATTGCCATCATTTCTTCGTACAATGATATGTTATCGGCCCATCAACCTTATGAGACTTATCCCCATCTGCTTAAAAGGGTGATTCATGAAGCGGGAGGTGTTGCCCAGTTTGCCGGAGGTGTTCCGGCGATGTGTGATGGTATTACTCAAGGACAACCCGGCATGGAATTAAGTTTAATGAGTCGCGATGTCATTGCTATGTCTGCGGCAGTTGGATTGTCGCATAATATGTTTGACGGTGCGTTGATGCTCGGTATTTGCGATAAAATTGTACCCGGACTGTTAATTGCGGCTCTTAGTTTTGGTCATCTGCCTTTTGTTTTCGTTCCTGCAGGCCCTATGCCTTCAGGGATATCCAATCAGGAAAAATCTCGCATTCGACAGTTATATGCAGAAGGTAAGGTGGATAAAACTGCTTTAATGGATGTGGAGGCGGCTTCTTATCATACGGCCGGAACATGCACATTTTATGGTACAGCTAACTCCAATCAATTGCTCATGGAGATCATGGGCTTGCATTTGCCTGGGGCTTCATTTATTGCGCCAAATACAAATTTGCGCGAAGAGTTAACCAAAGCAGCTGCACAGCAGGTTTTGCAATGGACAGATTTAGGCGAGTGTTACATGCCAATTGGACAATTGTTTGATGCCAAGACTTTAGTTAATGGCATTGTCGGTTTACTGGCAACGGGCGGCTCGACAAATCATACCATGCATTTAATTGCTATTGCCCGAGCAGCTGGTTTTATTCTGAATTGGGATGATTTTGCCGAGCTATCGGCTGTGGTTCCGCTCATCACTAAAATATATCCGAATGGTTATGCTGATATCAACCAGTTCCAACAGGCCGGAGGTATGGCTTATTTAATCCGTACATTATTGGAGGCTGAATTGTTGCATGAGGATGTTCATACGGTGGATGGTTTTGGATTGCAACGCTATACAAGAGAGCCTTGTTTGCAGGACGGACAATTAAAATGGCAGAATGGCCCCGAACGGTCGACCGATGAGCGTGTTCTAAGGTCTATAAAACGACCTTTCAAATCTCATGGAGGTTTGCAGGTGCTTTCCGGTAATATTGGACGCGCAGTGATGAAAACCTCTTCTTTAAAGGAGGGGCAAAGTACCATACAGGCACCAGCTGTCGTTTTCTCAAATCAATCTGAATTGAATGCAGCATTTAAAGCCGGCGAGTTGAACAAAGATTGTGTCGTTGTGGTTCGCTATCAGGGACCCAAAGCTTGTGGCATGCCAGAACTGCATCAATTAACCCCTCCTTTAGGTGTTTTGCAGGATAAGGGTTTTAAAGTGGCGTTGGTTACGGATGGGCGTATGTCAGGAGCATCGGGTAAAGTTCCTGCAGCCATTCATGTGACTCCGGAAGCGGTAAACGGTGGTGTTATTGCCAAAATCAGAACAGGGGACATAGTGTTGGTGGATGGAGTTAAAGGGATTTTACAATTAATGATATCGGATGAAGAATTAGCTGAACGTGCTGTCGAAAACGCGAAATCAGCAGAGGAAGCTTTTGGCATGGGGCGAGAATTATTCACTGGAATACGAATGCATTTAAGTGGTGCTGAGGATGGTGCATGTAGTTTATTTGTTAAGGAAGGATGGATAAATGCTTAA
- the pgl gene encoding 6-phosphogluconolactonase, which yields MQLHRFLDTKALNQHFVRELTRILQKAIAARGKAFLVVSGGKTPVGLFQMLSKTNEIDWKKVTVTLADERWVDPAQEDSNENLVKKHLLQNQAECAQFVSLFSSENSIAEGINIINERLQSLPVFDIVILGMGEDGHTASLFPCSEEIHKALAEQKPATVITPKTASYRRISLTPSRLLNSRHVFLHLVGESKLEVLNQAMSGDEVLQMPVRTFLHHPTVDVQVMFAS from the coding sequence ATGCAATTACATCGTTTTTTAGACACTAAAGCACTAAATCAACATTTTGTCAGAGAATTGACTCGCATTCTGCAAAAAGCCATTGCTGCAAGAGGCAAGGCTTTTCTTGTTGTATCCGGCGGAAAAACCCCTGTGGGTTTATTTCAGATGTTATCAAAAACCAATGAAATTGACTGGAAAAAAGTGACTGTCACTTTGGCTGATGAGCGCTGGGTTGATCCTGCTCAGGAAGACAGTAATGAAAATCTAGTCAAAAAACATCTTTTACAGAATCAGGCTGAATGTGCCCAGTTTGTGAGTTTATTTTCTTCAGAAAACAGCATTGCTGAGGGAATCAATATCATCAATGAGCGGCTGCAGTCCTTGCCTGTGTTTGATATTGTTATTCTGGGCATGGGAGAAGATGGTCATACGGCCTCCCTCTTTCCGTGCAGTGAAGAAATTCATAAAGCACTTGCTGAGCAAAAACCGGCTACGGTGATAACGCCGAAAACGGCTTCTTATCGTCGGATTTCTTTAACTCCATCCCGCCTACTGAATAGTAGGCATGTTTTTTTGCATCTTGTAGGAGAGAGCAAACTGGAAGTTTTAAATCAAGCCATGAGTGGAGATGAGGTATTACAGATGCCAGTGCGTACTTTTTTGCATCATCCAACGGTTGACGTTCAGGTGATGTTTGCATCGTAA
- the zwf gene encoding glucose-6-phosphate dehydrogenase: MSQSLNKACDLLLFGTKGDLATRKLLPALYQLEVSELLHPETRITGIARDDMSPSVYSEFVYNNLQKFLKDSIDPHAWERFQQKLQYMQLDISQLRDYEKFLAMTDIRSRIPISYFATPPSLYGQICEGLAIAGLCAEPARVILEKPIGHDLFSSRQINDQVAKYFNESQIYRIDHYLGKETVLNLLALRFANAIFASNWDRNSIDYVQISVAEEVGVEGRWAYYDNAGQMRDMVQNHLLQVLSLIAMEPPVSLEADSIREEKLKVLKALRPIDTGNVRENTVRGQYTQGFVRDKAVPGYLEESGSGQNSTTETFVALKVNIDNWRWAGVPFYLRTGKRMPKKLSEVVVSFKSQPHNIFYKAYKSLPANKLIIRLQPDEGVEIQMMNKVPGLEETMQLQQSKLDLSFDKTFRFKRIADAYERLLLEAMLGNQYLFVHRNEVEEAWRWVDSVIAAWKSCHDIPLDYQAGTWGPAASISLLARDGRNWDE; the protein is encoded by the coding sequence ATGTCTCAATCGTTAAACAAAGCCTGTGATTTGCTTTTGTTCGGCACTAAAGGAGATCTTGCAACGCGTAAGTTGCTTCCTGCTTTATATCAGCTGGAAGTCTCAGAGCTTCTGCATCCGGAAACAAGAATTACCGGAATTGCCCGAGACGATATGTCACCCTCTGTTTATTCTGAGTTTGTATATAATAACTTACAGAAATTCCTGAAAGATTCTATTGATCCCCATGCCTGGGAGCGCTTTCAGCAGAAACTGCAATACATGCAACTTGATATATCTCAATTGAGGGATTATGAAAAATTCCTTGCCATGACGGATATTCGTTCACGGATTCCTATCAGTTATTTTGCTACTCCACCCTCTTTATATGGTCAAATTTGTGAAGGGCTGGCTATTGCCGGGCTTTGCGCAGAGCCTGCAAGAGTTATCCTGGAAAAGCCTATAGGGCATGATTTATTCTCTTCAAGACAGATTAACGATCAAGTGGCCAAATATTTTAATGAAAGCCAGATTTACCGTATTGATCATTATTTAGGAAAAGAAACCGTTTTAAATCTTCTGGCTCTGCGTTTTGCCAATGCTATTTTTGCTTCGAACTGGGACAGAAACAGCATCGATTACGTGCAGATTTCAGTTGCAGAAGAAGTAGGGGTAGAAGGACGCTGGGCTTATTATGATAATGCAGGGCAAATGCGTGACATGGTTCAGAATCATTTGTTGCAGGTTTTATCATTAATTGCCATGGAGCCGCCAGTCAGCCTGGAAGCTGACAGTATACGTGAGGAAAAATTAAAAGTATTAAAAGCACTGCGCCCCATTGATACCGGAAATGTACGTGAGAATACAGTTCGCGGCCAGTATACACAAGGTTTTGTCCGTGACAAAGCTGTCCCAGGCTATCTGGAAGAGAGTGGTTCCGGGCAGAACAGTACCACTGAGACATTCGTGGCTTTGAAGGTGAATATCGATAATTGGCGCTGGGCAGGTGTTCCATTTTATCTGCGAACAGGTAAACGTATGCCGAAAAAACTCAGTGAAGTGGTGGTTTCTTTTAAATCCCAGCCACATAATATTTTTTACAAAGCCTATAAATCTTTACCTGCCAATAAACTCATTATCCGTTTACAGCCGGATGAGGGTGTGGAAATTCAAATGATGAATAAAGTACCGGGGCTTGAGGAAACCATGCAGCTACAGCAAAGCAAACTGGATTTAAGCTTTGATAAAACATTTCGGTTTAAGCGTATTGCAGATGCTTACGAGCGTTTGCTGCTGGAAGCGATGTTGGGAAATCAATATTTGTTTGTTCACAGAAATGAAGTGGAGGAAGCCTGGCGCTGGGTAGATAGTGTGATTGCCGCCTGGAAAAGCTGCCATGATATTCCCCTGGACTATCAGGCAGGTACATGGGGACCTGCCGCATCTATTTCTTTACTGGCTCGTGACGGGCGTAACTGGGATGAGTAA
- the ligD gene encoding non-homologous end-joining DNA ligase, translating into MKIENIEISHPDKIMYPKDQLTKKNIAEYYAKISSYLLPYVKDRPITMRRYPDGIEEDGFYNKHIPDYFPDFIRRLSVPMKKDDSYMEMVGAEESRDLVYLADQNTIELHVALAKVSDIDKPDQIIFDFDPSDDDFEKVRRAALAFKDLLDDSDLISFVKTTGSRGVHIHIPVEVNYGFQKVKAMTKKMAEKLHDKCSEITTLEQRKGKRGDKVFIDYLRNDYGMTAIAPYSLRAKPKAPIAVPLDWEELKDKSIEPRSFNLSNIFRRLGQKQDPWADFYNKRKKNQLNMNSI; encoded by the coding sequence ATGAAAATTGAGAACATTGAAATTAGTCATCCTGATAAAATAATGTATCCAAAGGATCAACTAACAAAAAAAAATATTGCTGAATATTATGCCAAAATTTCTTCTTATCTTTTGCCCTATGTAAAAGACAGACCAATTACCATGAGGCGTTATCCCGATGGTATTGAAGAAGATGGATTCTACAACAAGCATATCCCTGATTATTTTCCTGATTTTATCCGTCGCCTAAGTGTTCCCATGAAGAAGGATGATTCTTACATGGAGATGGTCGGCGCTGAGGAATCACGCGATTTGGTATATCTGGCAGACCAAAATACCATTGAGTTGCATGTGGCTTTGGCAAAAGTTTCAGATATTGATAAACCGGATCAAATCATATTTGATTTTGATCCTTCCGATGATGACTTTGAAAAAGTAAGAAGAGCCGCTCTGGCTTTCAAAGACTTGCTGGACGATTCAGACTTGATTTCTTTTGTTAAAACCACAGGCTCGCGTGGTGTGCATATTCATATTCCCGTTGAGGTCAATTATGGTTTTCAAAAAGTCAAAGCAATGACCAAAAAAATGGCAGAAAAACTGCATGATAAATGCTCAGAAATAACCACACTTGAACAACGTAAGGGCAAAAGGGGTGACAAAGTATTTATAGATTATTTGCGCAATGATTATGGCATGACCGCTATTGCTCCTTATTCATTACGCGCTAAACCAAAGGCGCCTATTGCTGTTCCTTTAGACTGGGAAGAATTAAAGGATAAATCGATTGAGCCTCGTTCTTTTAATTTATCGAATATTTTTCGCCGCCTCGGACAGAAACAGGATCCCTGGGCGGATTTCTATAACAAAAGGAAGAAAAATCAATTAAACATGAATTCGATATAA
- a CDS encoding DUF72 domain-containing protein, producing the protein MADKGNHIYIGTSGWSFDSWIGSFYPKDIKNNDRLSHYAETFSTVELNNSFYQLPSKKSIQHWLKATSDDFIFSCKASRYITHMKKLNDAKPDVDHLFESLEHFGEQLGPVLFQLPPNWYMDIERLAKFVRTLPKDHRYTFEFRDKSWLCEQVYDLLEKYDIALCFYDFKGYQSPEVITSDFIYVRLHGPTEQAYEGAYDGRTLAGYAQKFIRWQKEGKSVFCYFDNDQKANAPKDAVKLMDSLERQK; encoded by the coding sequence ATGGCGGATAAAGGGAATCATATATATATTGGTACTTCGGGGTGGAGTTTTGATAGCTGGATTGGGAGTTTCTATCCGAAAGATATAAAAAATAACGATAGACTAAGCCATTACGCAGAAACCTTTTCTACGGTTGAATTAAATAACAGCTTTTATCAATTACCCAGCAAAAAAAGCATTCAGCATTGGCTTAAGGCCACATCAGATGATTTTATTTTTTCCTGTAAAGCGAGCCGCTATATTACACATATGAAAAAATTAAATGATGCCAAGCCTGATGTTGATCATTTATTTGAATCCCTGGAGCATTTTGGTGAGCAATTAGGTCCTGTTTTGTTTCAACTTCCTCCTAACTGGTACATGGATATTGAACGATTGGCAAAGTTTGTCAGAACACTGCCAAAAGATCATCGATATACCTTTGAGTTCAGGGATAAAAGCTGGCTTTGCGAGCAAGTATATGACTTATTGGAAAAATACGATATTGCTCTTTGCTTTTATGATTTTAAAGGCTATCAATCACCGGAAGTGATCACCAGCGATTTTATTTATGTTCGGCTGCATGGACCAACAGAGCAGGCTTATGAGGGGGCCTACGATGGACGAACACTTGCTGGCTATGCGCAAAAATTTATTCGATGGCAAAAAGAAGGTAAGTCCGTCTTTTGTTATTTTGACAATGATCAAAAAGCTAATGCACCTAAAGATGCAGTAAAGTTAATGGACAGTCTGGAACGTCAAAAATGA
- the ligD gene encoding non-homologous end-joining DNA ligase, with translation MNKILEKLPKDTQKKLKKKEQTEKVSLMLATLTKDYFSDPEWLYERKLDGERCLLYKKNGEVKMISRNEKLQNDYYPEISKALNDFPGDFILDSELVTFDGKITSFSKLQNRMHVKHPSEELIKKYPVYAYVFDILYLDDYSLQELPLRKRKFILKNAFSYHSFLRYLPHRNKEGEKYLKKACDKGWEGIIAKDANSEYVHSRSKKWLKFKCAHEQEFVIGGYTAPQGSRIGFGALLIGYYEDDDLKYAGKVGTGFDDDMLEFLHEHMKKRQTDHCPFSHCSESEDDVTWIKPELVAEVAFTEWTNADKLRHPRFKGLRKDKDAREVHREVTNGG, from the coding sequence ATGAATAAAATATTGGAAAAGTTACCAAAAGATACACAGAAGAAATTGAAGAAAAAGGAGCAGACAGAAAAGGTTTCCCTCATGCTGGCAACCCTGACAAAGGATTATTTTTCTGATCCCGAATGGCTCTATGAACGTAAGCTCGATGGGGAGCGTTGCCTTTTATATAAAAAAAACGGGGAAGTGAAAATGATTTCACGGAATGAAAAACTGCAAAATGATTATTACCCTGAAATCAGTAAGGCCTTAAATGATTTTCCTGGCGATTTTATTCTTGACAGCGAGCTGGTCACATTTGATGGAAAAATAACCAGCTTTTCAAAATTACAAAATCGTATGCATGTTAAACATCCAAGCGAAGAATTAATAAAAAAATATCCGGTATATGCTTATGTTTTCGATATTTTGTATCTGGATGATTATAGCCTGCAAGAATTGCCCTTACGTAAAAGAAAATTCATTTTAAAAAATGCGTTCTCCTACCATTCATTTCTTCGTTATTTGCCGCATCGCAATAAAGAAGGGGAAAAATATTTAAAGAAAGCTTGTGATAAAGGCTGGGAGGGCATTATTGCCAAAGACGCAAACAGTGAATATGTCCATAGCCGTTCTAAAAAATGGTTAAAGTTTAAATGTGCGCATGAACAGGAGTTTGTGATAGGGGGGTATACGGCTCCACAGGGAAGCCGTATCGGCTTTGGAGCACTTCTGATTGGTTACTATGAAGATGACGACTTAAAATATGCCGGAAAGGTAGGTACCGGATTTGATGATGATATGCTGGAATTTTTACATGAACACATGAAAAAACGCCAGACTGATCATTGTCCTTTTAGTCACTGTTCTGAGTCAGAAGATGACGTCACCTGGATTAAACCAGAGCTAGTCGCAGAAGTAGCCTTTACAGAGTGGACAAATGCCGACAAATTACGTCATCCGCGTTTTAAGGGTTTGCGTAAGGATAAGGACGCCAGGGAAGTTCATCGGGAGGTTACCAATGGCGGATAA
- a CDS encoding DNA polymerase ligase N-terminal domain-containing protein: MTKKDLEEYKKKRNLEKTKEPGNEESQEKSERLFVIQKHDASRLHYDFRIQIEDALVSWAVPKGLSTEANKKRLAVRTEDHPLDYAKFEGVIPEGEYGAGTVLVWDIGEYEPMAENGDEKSMKDALEDGALKFKLKGKKLKGGYAMARMNSSEDEQWVIFKLDDEEADARRNPVSSEPNSALSGRSLDEVAEEEGNDE; this comes from the coding sequence ATGACAAAAAAAGATTTGGAAGAGTATAAAAAGAAAAGAAATCTGGAAAAAACAAAAGAACCCGGCAATGAAGAATCTCAGGAAAAATCCGAGCGTTTATTTGTTATTCAGAAACATGATGCCAGCAGGCTACACTATGATTTTCGTATACAAATAGAGGATGCATTGGTTTCTTGGGCTGTTCCCAAAGGTTTATCCACAGAGGCTAACAAAAAAAGATTGGCTGTACGCACAGAAGATCACCCACTGGATTATGCAAAGTTTGAAGGCGTCATACCTGAAGGAGAATATGGAGCAGGTACGGTGCTGGTATGGGATATCGGGGAATATGAACCGATGGCTGAAAATGGTGATGAAAAATCAATGAAGGATGCTTTGGAGGATGGAGCCTTAAAATTTAAATTGAAGGGAAAGAAATTAAAAGGCGGTTATGCGATGGCTCGTATGAATAGCAGTGAGGATGAACAATGGGTTATTTTTAAACTGGATGATGAAGAGGCGGATGCAAGACGTAATCCTGTAAGCAGTGAGCCGAATTCGGCCTTAAGTGGTCGTTCATTGGATGAAGTCGCTGAAGAAGAAGGGAACGATGAATAA